In the Variovorax sp. S12S4 genome, one interval contains:
- the mltB gene encoding lytic murein transglycosylase B — translation MKTVTGSTPYATREDAMRFADEVAERRGLDREWVRATIGSARFLPNVPRLMLPGPVGSVKNWQVYRSRFIDSTRIAAGVRFWRNNADTLARAEQVYGVPPEIIVGIVGVETIYGRNMGNFRVIDALATLSFDFPQAHPRAAEREAFFRGELESFLSTESRTSENPLVPVGSYAGAMGMPQFMPSSIAKYAVDFDGDNRIDLVDNTADVIGSVASYFKAFGWTPGMPAVYPVHFEEERLKKPLLLAPDILPTFSIDSFVAAGAVPEGDGLRHKGLLALIELQNGADAPPTYVAGTRNFYVITRYNWSSYYAMSVLDLGQEVKAAMEQ, via the coding sequence GTGAAGACGGTGACCGGCAGCACGCCCTATGCCACGCGCGAGGACGCCATGCGCTTTGCCGACGAGGTGGCCGAGCGCCGCGGCCTGGACCGCGAATGGGTGCGCGCCACCATCGGCAGCGCACGCTTCCTGCCGAACGTGCCGCGCCTGATGCTGCCCGGCCCCGTGGGCTCGGTAAAGAACTGGCAGGTCTATCGCAGTCGCTTCATCGATTCGACCCGCATCGCGGCGGGCGTGCGCTTCTGGCGCAACAACGCCGACACGCTCGCGCGGGCCGAGCAGGTGTACGGCGTGCCGCCCGAAATCATCGTGGGCATTGTGGGCGTCGAGACCATCTACGGCCGCAACATGGGCAACTTCCGTGTGATCGATGCGCTGGCCACGCTGTCGTTCGATTTTCCGCAGGCGCACCCGCGCGCGGCGGAGCGCGAAGCCTTCTTCCGCGGTGAACTCGAGAGCTTCTTGAGCACCGAAAGCCGCACCTCCGAAAACCCGCTGGTGCCCGTGGGCAGCTATGCCGGTGCCATGGGCATGCCGCAGTTCATGCCGAGCAGCATCGCCAAGTACGCGGTCGACTTCGACGGCGACAACCGCATCGACCTGGTGGACAACACCGCCGACGTGATCGGCTCCGTTGCCAGCTACTTCAAGGCCTTCGGCTGGACGCCGGGCATGCCAGCCGTCTACCCGGTGCATTTTGAAGAAGAGCGCCTCAAGAAGCCGCTGCTCCTCGCGCCGGACATCCTGCCCACCTTCAGCATCGACAGCTTCGTGGCCGCCGGCGCGGTGCCCGAAGGCGATGGCCTGCGGCACAAGGGGCTGCTGGCGCTTATCGAGCTGCAGAACGGCGCCGACGCACCGCCGACCTATGTGGCCGGCACTCGCAACTTCTACGTGATCACGCGCTACAACTGGAGCAGCTACTACGCAATGTCGGTGCTCGACCTCGGCCAGGAGGTCAAGGCCGCCATGGAGCAATGA